The proteins below come from a single Drosophila kikkawai strain 14028-0561.14 chromosome 3R, DkikHiC1v2, whole genome shotgun sequence genomic window:
- the LOC108075579 gene encoding uncharacterized protein: MLLGEYDTTRRLLFIVAVLLIVLYAKTYLLPGVDLDYD; this comes from the coding sequence ATGCTGTTGGGCGAATACGACACGACCCGGCGCCTCCTGTTCATTGTGGCCGTTCTGCTGATTGTTTTGTATGCGAAGACGTACCTGCTGCCCGGCGTGGATCTGGACTACGACTAG
- the Hcs gene encoding biotin--protein ligase isoform X1, whose protein sequence is MLTLYYVSATVLQSWRIQKACSKIAEHLAQPSSIAFYALQAGSDDGFDPALASSELCGNRNAAKVTDILWLYGNQRGCCLRPLQTLHITPWISFPAAPSLLPFAYAADTLTPVGTPTDSVAPPKQRVSLSKEGERRMQLLLEAQVEPLHRPGSQDTTAVRLEDYGKLIAWKIDSHLAVLIETDVEHFTQLLITTFLRNNLCINDQLPLMRIESVQREGDPQPFELLAKHLKRQSRTTLELDKEGWKKHLEDLRAVGVLAHQATEFEYQRNRSEGKSKSDLQGLDNRPPSEPVAKAVAVVEPTNKASLSPARISAGLPKTDVKATPTPSKYDVKDSPAKSEAKSTPNKSKSLPTKEDSKSAPSKESKPSELEKIAAAQAAQLQKIEKVEITPIKTTPLSKPSTPSKGIEPVKSSPASEPVKAAKTFEVVKPLSSPPAAGGTTSSRPVLRRNKDSLQESKPLNVLVYSDSASARESTLATLQQLLERNVYTIYPLMPQQAAQKHWTEHTALLVVCGSVAPGIGQILVDYFLQGGKVLSLCSDILHFILPNYRTAEVREHELVQFSYDKWHRVKMMHHIFCYQPSPVKKHFSTDSEESTKSHSRKPALVCPRSLELKDLAGNIHKLDVQVLGTEETWNTPSLMLAHSLHSGGKAVFSQVHLETSPSEFESDETKYSILKQSECTRLEIFADLLKKYLDVLVQGGEGVDQSQPGVVYKHAYFLGRHESKFELLEKLRLRCSGSDNVIATPKLTLKFCSKDDKPPVANNNVLPILIHSCPDDFSTVDYFDHLKTEHIGRLVIYAPVVSSSMHVINNLELINGLAVLPLQQTAGVGRSNNQWLSPLGCAMFSLQLHLAMDSPLGSRLPLLQHLIGAAIVNSLRGHEQYGVLDISIKWPNDIYANGNQKIGGLVINTTLQGSQAIVNIGSGINLNNSKPTVCINDLIREHNARTPNNQLPVLKYEIFIARIFNEIERLLGEVQNGDFDSFYALYYSLWLHSGQSVKICLQNEQEREAEIVGIDEFGFLKVKLPTGNIETVQPDGNSFDMLKGLIVPKYY, encoded by the exons ATGTTGACCCTGTATTACGTGAGCGCCACCGTCCTGCAGTCCTGGCGCATCCAGAAGGCTTGTTCAAAGATCGCCGAGCACCTGGCGCAGCCCTCAAGCATAGCCTTTTATGCCCTCCAGGCTGGAAGCGACGACGGCTTCG ATCCCGCGCTCGCCAGCTCTGAGCTTTGCGGTAACCGCAACGCGGCCAAGGTCACCGACATCCTGTGGCTGTATGGCAACCAGCGTGGCTGTTGCCTTCGTCCTTTGCAGACACTCCACATAACGCCCTGGATCAGCTTTCCGGCCGCTCCCAGCCTGCTGCCGTTTGCCTATGCTGCCGACACGTTGACGCCAGTGGGCACACCGACCGATTCGGTGGCTCCGCCGAAGCAGCGGGTGTCGCTATCCAAGGAGGGCGAGCGTAGGATGCAGCTGCTCTTGGAGGCGCAGGTGGAACCGCTGCACCGGCCCGGCTCGCAGGACACCACAGCCGTGCGG CTGGAAGATTACGGTAAGCTAATTGCATGGAAAATTGACTCCCACCTGGCTGTGCTCATCGAGACCGATGTAGAGCACTTCACCCAACTGTTGATAACGACATTTTTGCGAAATAATTTATGCATTAACGATCAGCTGCCCCTGATGCGGATTGAGT CGGTGCAGCGGGAAGGGGATCCACAGCCGTTCGAGTTGCTGGCCAAACACTTGAAGCGACAGTCCCGGACAACCTTGGAACTGGACAAGGAGGGCTGGAAGAAGCACTTGGAGGATTTGCGAGCAGTCGGTGTACTAGCCCACCAGGCCACAGAGTTTGAGTACCAACGTAATCGCTCCGAGGGAAAGTCGAAATCGGATCTTCAGGGACTCGATAATCGCCCGCCTTCTGAGCCCGTAGCCAAGGCGGTGGCCGTGGTGGAACCCACTAATAAAGCGTCTCTGTCTCCGGCAAGGATATCAGCAGGTTTGCCCAAAACCGATGTCAAGGCCACACCCACACCCTCGAAATATGATGTTAAAGATTCTCCTGCTAAAAGCGAGGCCAAATCAACTCCgaataaaagcaaaagctTGCCAACCAAAGAAGACTCCAAATCTGCGCCTAGTAAAGAGTCGAAGCCAAGCGAATTGGAGAAGATTGCGGCTGCCCAGGCGGCGCAACTGCAAAAGATCGAAAAAGTGGAAATCACGCCTATAAAGACTACTCCTTTGAGTAAGCCAAGTACACCGAGTAAAGGCATTGAACCTGTAAAATCTTCACCAGCTTCTGAACCCGTGAAGGCTGCCAAAACGTTTGAGGTTGTAAAGCCTTTGAGTTCACCACCAGCAGCTGGAGGTACCACGTCCTCGCGCCCAGTGTTGCGTCGTAACAAGGATAGCCTGCAGGAGAGTAAGCCCCTAAATGTTTTGGTTTATTCGGATAGTGCCAGTGCACGGGAATCCACACTGGCGACtttgcagcagctgctggaacGAAATGTGTATACCATCTATCCGCTAATGCCACAGCAGGCCGCCCAGAAGCACTGGACCGAGCATACTGCGCTGTTGGTAGTCTGCGGCTCGGTGGCGCCAGGAATTGGCCAGATACTGGTGGACTACTTTCTGCAGGGCGGCAAGGTACTCAGCCTGTGCTCGGACATATTGCACTTTATCCTGCCAAACTACCGCACAGCTGAG GTGCGCGAGCACGAATTGGTTCAGTTCTCCTACGACAAATGGCATCGGGTCAAGATGATGCATCACATATTTTGCTACCAACCTTCGCCCGTGAAGAAGCACTTCTCGACCGACAGCGAGGAGTCCACCAAATCACATTCTCGCAAACC AGCTCTAGTATGTCCAAGGTCTTTGGAACTGAAGGATCTGGCCGGTAACATCCACAAGTTGGACGTCCAGGTGCTGGGCACCGAGGAGACCTGGAACACGCCCAGCTTGATGCTGGCCCATAGCCTCCACAGTGGCGGCAAAGCTGTCTTCTCTCAG GTTCATTTGGAAACCAGTCCCAGTGAGTTTGAGTCGGATGAAACCAAGTACTCCATCCTGAAGCAAAGCGAATGCACTCGCCTCGAGATCTTTGCGGATCTGTTGAAGAAATATTTGGATGTGCTGGTTCAGGGTGGAGAGGGCGTTGATCAGTCCCAGCCAGGTGTGGTCTATAAACATGCCTATTTTCTGGGACGCCATGAG TCTAAGTTCGAGCTCCTTGAAAAGTTGCGGCTGCGTTGCAGCGGAAGCGATAATGTCATAGCGACGCCCAAGCTGACGCTTAAATTCTGTAGCAAGGACGACAAGCCACCGGTGGCCAACAACAATGTCCTGCCGATTCTCATACATTCCTGTCCGGACGATTTTTCCACCGTCGACTACTTTGAT CACCTGAAAACAGAGCACATTGGACGCCTGGTCATTTATGCACCGGTAGTCAGCAGTTCGATGCACGTCATTAACAATCTGGAGCTCATCAATGGCCTGGCTGTGCTTCCCCTGCAACAGACCGCAGGAGTTGGTCGAAGCAATAATCAG TGGCTAAGTCCCTTGGGTTGTGCCATGTTTTCCCTACAACTCCACCTGGCCATGGATTCACCTTTGGGATCTCGGCTGCCTCTTTTGCAGCATCTAATCGGAGCAGCAATCGTCAATTCGTTGCGTGGTCATGAGCAATACGGG GTACTGGATATATCCATAAAATGGCCCAACGACATTTATGCAAATGGGAACCAAAAAATCGGTGGCCTCGTCATTAATACCACCCTACAAGGCTCACAGGCAATCGTTAACATCGGTAGCGGTATCAATTTGAATAATTCAAAGCCAACGGTTTGCATTAACGATTTGATACGCGAACATAATGCCCGTACTCCAAATAACCAGCTACCTGTACTTAAATATGAGATATTTATTGCCAggatttttaatgaaatcgAAAGACTTTTGGGCGAAGTACAAAACGGAGATTTTGATAGCTTTTATGCTTTGTACTACTCTCTCTGGCTACACAG tgGTCAATCCGTCAAGATTTGCCTTCAAAATGAACAGGAAAGGGAAGCGGAAATTGTGGGAATCGATGAGTTTGGCTTCTTAAAGGTTAAATTACCCACTGGCAACATCGAAACGGTGCAACCCGATGGCAATAGCTTCGATATGTTAAAAGGATTGATTGTACCCAAGTACTATtag
- the HDAC3 gene encoding histone deacetylase 3, with amino-acid sequence MTDRRVSYFYNADVGNFHYGAGHPMKPQRLAVTHSLVMNYGLDKKMKIYRPYKASAQDMLRFHSDEYIAYLQQVTPQNIQCNSVAYTKYLAHFSVGEDCPVFDGLFDFCAMYTGASLEGAQKLNHNHSDICINWSGGLHHAKKFEASGFCYVNDIVIGILELLKYHPRVLYIDIDVHHGDGVQEAFYLTDRVMTASFHKYGNYFFPGTGDMYEIGAESGRYYSVNVPLKEGIDDQSYFQVFKPIISAIMDFYRPTAIVLQCGADSLAGDRLGCFSLSTKGHGECVKFVKELNVPTLVVGGGGYTLRNVARCWTHETSLLVDQDIENDLPATEYYDFFAPDFTLHPEINSRQDNANSKQYLELIVKHVYENLKMCQHSPSVQMVQTPPDVDLEELRNNRDEAADPDVRMSQADEDKMVDAKNEFYDGDQDQDKPDSAES; translated from the exons ATGACGGACAGACGGGTCTCCTACTTCTACAATGCGGACGTGGGTAACTTCCACTACGGGGCCGGGCACCCGATGAAGCCCCAGCGCCTGGCGGTCACGCACAGTCTGGTGATGAACTATGGCCTAGACAAGAAGATGAAGATCTACAGGCCGTACAA GGCCAGCGCCCAGGACATGCTGCGCTTCCACAGTGACGAGTACATAGCCTACCTGCAGCAGGTGACTCCGCAGAACATCCAGTGCAATT CCGTGGCCTATACCAAGTATCTGGCCCACTTCAGCGTGGGCGAGGACTGTCCCGTGTTCGATGGCCTCTTCGACTTCTGCGCCATGTACACGGGTGCCTCGCTGGAGGGTGCTCAGAAGCTGAACCACAATCACAGCGACATCTGCATCAATTGGTCTGGCGGACTGCATCATGCCAAGAAGTTTGAAGCGAGCGGTTTCTGCTATGTGAACGACATCGTGATTGGCATCTTGGAGCTGCTCAAGTATCATCCGCGAGTGCTCTACATCGACATAGACGTGCACCACGGCGATGGCGTCCAGGAAGCCTTCTACCTCACGGATCGAGTAATGACTGCCTCGTTCCACAAATACGGCAATTACTTCTTCCCGGGAACGGGAGACATGTATGAGATTGGCGCGGAATCGGGTCGATACTACAGTGTGAATGTTCCACTCAAGGAGGGCATCGATGATCAGAGCTACTTTCAGGTGTTCAAGCCCATCATCTCGGCCATCATGGACTTCTACCGACCAACGGCCATTGTCCTACAGTGTGGTGCGGATTCACTGGCCGGAGATAGACTGGGTTGCTTCTCCTTGAGCACAAAAGGGCATGGGGAGTGCGTCAAGTTCGTGAAGGAACTAAATGTTCCCACCTTGGTCGTTGGGGGCGGCGGCTATACCCTCCGCAACGTGGCACGTTGCTGGACACACGAAACGTCGCTGCTGGTGGACCAGGACATAGAGAACGACCTGCCTGCCACAGAGTATTATGACTTCTTCGCCCCCGACTTTACCCTCCATCCAGAGATTAACTCACGCCAGGATAACGCCAATTCAAAGCAGTATCTTGAGCTCATCGTGAAACACGTTTATGAGAACCTCAAGATGTGCCAGCACTCGCCCAGCGTTCAAATGGTGCAGACACCGCCGGACGTTGACTTGGAGGAGCTTCGAAACAACAGAGACGAAGCAGCCGATCCCGATGTGCGTATGTCCCAGGCCGATGAGGATAAGATGGTGGACGCCAAAAACGAGTTCTACGATGgcgaccaggaccaggacaaGCCCGATTCGGCAGAGAGTTAG
- the Hcs gene encoding biotin--protein ligase isoform X2, whose product MLTLYYVSATVLQSWRIQKACSKIAEHLAQPSSIAFYALQAGSDDGFDPALASSELCGNRNAAKVTDILWLYGNQRGCCLRPLQTLHITPWISFPAAPSLLPFAYAADTLTPVGTPTDSVAPPKQRVSLSKEGERRMQLLLEAQVEPLHRPGSQDTTAVRLEDYGKLIAWKIDSHLAVLIETDVEHFTQLLITTFLRNNLCINDQLPLMRIESVQREGDPQPFELLAKHLKRQSRTTLELDKEGWKKHLEDLRAVGVLAHQATEFEYQRNRSEGKSKSDLQGLDNRPPSEPVAKAVAVVEPTNKASLSPARISAGLPKTDVKATPTPSKYDVKDSPAKSEAKSTPNKSKSLPTKEDSKSAPSKESKPSELEKIAAAQAAQLQKIEKVEITPIKTTPLSKPSTPSKGIEPVKSSPASEPVKAAKTFEVVKPLSSPPAAGGTTSSRPVLRRNKDSLQESKPLNVLVYSDSASARESTLATLQQLLERNVYTIYPLMPQQAAQKHWTEHTALLVVCGSVAPGIGQILVDYFLQGGKVLSLCSDILHFILPNYRTAEVREHELVQFSYDKWHRVKMMHHIFCYQPSPVKKHFSTDSEESTKSHSRKPSLELKDLAGNIHKLDVQVLGTEETWNTPSLMLAHSLHSGGKAVFSQVHLETSPSEFESDETKYSILKQSECTRLEIFADLLKKYLDVLVQGGEGVDQSQPGVVYKHAYFLGRHESKFELLEKLRLRCSGSDNVIATPKLTLKFCSKDDKPPVANNNVLPILIHSCPDDFSTVDYFDHLKTEHIGRLVIYAPVVSSSMHVINNLELINGLAVLPLQQTAGVGRSNNQWLSPLGCAMFSLQLHLAMDSPLGSRLPLLQHLIGAAIVNSLRGHEQYGVLDISIKWPNDIYANGNQKIGGLVINTTLQGSQAIVNIGSGINLNNSKPTVCINDLIREHNARTPNNQLPVLKYEIFIARIFNEIERLLGEVQNGDFDSFYALYYSLWLHSGQSVKICLQNEQEREAEIVGIDEFGFLKVKLPTGNIETVQPDGNSFDMLKGLIVPKYY is encoded by the exons ATGTTGACCCTGTATTACGTGAGCGCCACCGTCCTGCAGTCCTGGCGCATCCAGAAGGCTTGTTCAAAGATCGCCGAGCACCTGGCGCAGCCCTCAAGCATAGCCTTTTATGCCCTCCAGGCTGGAAGCGACGACGGCTTCG ATCCCGCGCTCGCCAGCTCTGAGCTTTGCGGTAACCGCAACGCGGCCAAGGTCACCGACATCCTGTGGCTGTATGGCAACCAGCGTGGCTGTTGCCTTCGTCCTTTGCAGACACTCCACATAACGCCCTGGATCAGCTTTCCGGCCGCTCCCAGCCTGCTGCCGTTTGCCTATGCTGCCGACACGTTGACGCCAGTGGGCACACCGACCGATTCGGTGGCTCCGCCGAAGCAGCGGGTGTCGCTATCCAAGGAGGGCGAGCGTAGGATGCAGCTGCTCTTGGAGGCGCAGGTGGAACCGCTGCACCGGCCCGGCTCGCAGGACACCACAGCCGTGCGG CTGGAAGATTACGGTAAGCTAATTGCATGGAAAATTGACTCCCACCTGGCTGTGCTCATCGAGACCGATGTAGAGCACTTCACCCAACTGTTGATAACGACATTTTTGCGAAATAATTTATGCATTAACGATCAGCTGCCCCTGATGCGGATTGAGT CGGTGCAGCGGGAAGGGGATCCACAGCCGTTCGAGTTGCTGGCCAAACACTTGAAGCGACAGTCCCGGACAACCTTGGAACTGGACAAGGAGGGCTGGAAGAAGCACTTGGAGGATTTGCGAGCAGTCGGTGTACTAGCCCACCAGGCCACAGAGTTTGAGTACCAACGTAATCGCTCCGAGGGAAAGTCGAAATCGGATCTTCAGGGACTCGATAATCGCCCGCCTTCTGAGCCCGTAGCCAAGGCGGTGGCCGTGGTGGAACCCACTAATAAAGCGTCTCTGTCTCCGGCAAGGATATCAGCAGGTTTGCCCAAAACCGATGTCAAGGCCACACCCACACCCTCGAAATATGATGTTAAAGATTCTCCTGCTAAAAGCGAGGCCAAATCAACTCCgaataaaagcaaaagctTGCCAACCAAAGAAGACTCCAAATCTGCGCCTAGTAAAGAGTCGAAGCCAAGCGAATTGGAGAAGATTGCGGCTGCCCAGGCGGCGCAACTGCAAAAGATCGAAAAAGTGGAAATCACGCCTATAAAGACTACTCCTTTGAGTAAGCCAAGTACACCGAGTAAAGGCATTGAACCTGTAAAATCTTCACCAGCTTCTGAACCCGTGAAGGCTGCCAAAACGTTTGAGGTTGTAAAGCCTTTGAGTTCACCACCAGCAGCTGGAGGTACCACGTCCTCGCGCCCAGTGTTGCGTCGTAACAAGGATAGCCTGCAGGAGAGTAAGCCCCTAAATGTTTTGGTTTATTCGGATAGTGCCAGTGCACGGGAATCCACACTGGCGACtttgcagcagctgctggaacGAAATGTGTATACCATCTATCCGCTAATGCCACAGCAGGCCGCCCAGAAGCACTGGACCGAGCATACTGCGCTGTTGGTAGTCTGCGGCTCGGTGGCGCCAGGAATTGGCCAGATACTGGTGGACTACTTTCTGCAGGGCGGCAAGGTACTCAGCCTGTGCTCGGACATATTGCACTTTATCCTGCCAAACTACCGCACAGCTGAG GTGCGCGAGCACGAATTGGTTCAGTTCTCCTACGACAAATGGCATCGGGTCAAGATGATGCATCACATATTTTGCTACCAACCTTCGCCCGTGAAGAAGCACTTCTCGACCGACAGCGAGGAGTCCACCAAATCACATTCTCGCAAACC GTCTTTGGAACTGAAGGATCTGGCCGGTAACATCCACAAGTTGGACGTCCAGGTGCTGGGCACCGAGGAGACCTGGAACACGCCCAGCTTGATGCTGGCCCATAGCCTCCACAGTGGCGGCAAAGCTGTCTTCTCTCAG GTTCATTTGGAAACCAGTCCCAGTGAGTTTGAGTCGGATGAAACCAAGTACTCCATCCTGAAGCAAAGCGAATGCACTCGCCTCGAGATCTTTGCGGATCTGTTGAAGAAATATTTGGATGTGCTGGTTCAGGGTGGAGAGGGCGTTGATCAGTCCCAGCCAGGTGTGGTCTATAAACATGCCTATTTTCTGGGACGCCATGAG TCTAAGTTCGAGCTCCTTGAAAAGTTGCGGCTGCGTTGCAGCGGAAGCGATAATGTCATAGCGACGCCCAAGCTGACGCTTAAATTCTGTAGCAAGGACGACAAGCCACCGGTGGCCAACAACAATGTCCTGCCGATTCTCATACATTCCTGTCCGGACGATTTTTCCACCGTCGACTACTTTGAT CACCTGAAAACAGAGCACATTGGACGCCTGGTCATTTATGCACCGGTAGTCAGCAGTTCGATGCACGTCATTAACAATCTGGAGCTCATCAATGGCCTGGCTGTGCTTCCCCTGCAACAGACCGCAGGAGTTGGTCGAAGCAATAATCAG TGGCTAAGTCCCTTGGGTTGTGCCATGTTTTCCCTACAACTCCACCTGGCCATGGATTCACCTTTGGGATCTCGGCTGCCTCTTTTGCAGCATCTAATCGGAGCAGCAATCGTCAATTCGTTGCGTGGTCATGAGCAATACGGG GTACTGGATATATCCATAAAATGGCCCAACGACATTTATGCAAATGGGAACCAAAAAATCGGTGGCCTCGTCATTAATACCACCCTACAAGGCTCACAGGCAATCGTTAACATCGGTAGCGGTATCAATTTGAATAATTCAAAGCCAACGGTTTGCATTAACGATTTGATACGCGAACATAATGCCCGTACTCCAAATAACCAGCTACCTGTACTTAAATATGAGATATTTATTGCCAggatttttaatgaaatcgAAAGACTTTTGGGCGAAGTACAAAACGGAGATTTTGATAGCTTTTATGCTTTGTACTACTCTCTCTGGCTACACAG tgGTCAATCCGTCAAGATTTGCCTTCAAAATGAACAGGAAAGGGAAGCGGAAATTGTGGGAATCGATGAGTTTGGCTTCTTAAAGGTTAAATTACCCACTGGCAACATCGAAACGGTGCAACCCGATGGCAATAGCTTCGATATGTTAAAAGGATTGATTGTACCCAAGTACTATtag
- the ksr gene encoding kinase suppressor of Ras 1: MSRMSSSAAQMAAGVVGHGSNSSSSNNNAHDSSNANEPGSGSVSVDSNLIIIQDMIDLSANHLEGLRTQCATSSTLTQQEIRCLESKLVRYFSELLLAKMRLNERIPANGLLPHATGNELRQWLRVVGLSQVSLNACLSRLTTLEQSLRLSDSEIRQLLADSPSQREEEELRRLTRAMKNLKKCMESLESGTAASNNDPEQWHWDSWDRPIHTHRGSIGNIGLGLNATASPRANHRQHGIKGKNTALTNSTSSRSGRHSPTGTEELTSTQGSQLTLTLTPSPPNSPFTPSSGLSNSLNGTPQRSGTPPPARKHQTMLNQSQMPVEGEQQQTRNRLPTDPSPDSHSSGSSDIFVDANTNATSGGSSSNVLMVPHSPGVGHVGMGHDIKHGFTGRVGLMTTCRLCQKPVFSRWLKCTYCKYICHKTCEPHVPNSCGLPREYVDEFRHIQEQGGYASLPHVHGAVKGSPLVKKNTLCKPLHHQHGDSSSPSSSCTSSTPSSPALFHQRERELERDQAGSYGGSSSSANLVPTPSLGKHQQSQFNFPNVTVTGSGGGDTLISNEPEPDQAPPPPITANGGLDSLVNSSNGHMSHLIGSQSSNASSSATVTESLVNSTTTTSTSSFFPRKLSTAGVDRRTPFTSDSTDTHKSNDSDKTVSLSGSASTDSDRTPVRVDSTEDGDSGQWRQNSISLKEWDIPYGDLRLLERIGQGRFGTVHRALWHGDVAVKLLNEDYLHDEHMLETFRSEVANFKKTRHENLVLFMGACMNPPYLAIVTALCKGNTLYTYIHQRREKFAMNRTLLIAQQIAQGMGYLHAREIIHKDLRTKNIFIENGKVIITDFGLFSSTKLLYCDMGLGVPHNWLCYLAPELIRALQPEKPRGECLEFTRFSDVYSFGTVWYELICGEFTFKDQPAESIIWQVGRGMKQSLANLQSGRDVKDLLMMCWTYEKEHRPHFAYLLTRLEQLPKKRLARSPSHPVNLSRSAESVF, encoded by the coding sequence ATGAGCAGGATGAGCAGCAGCGCCGCCCAGATGGCCGCGGGGGTCGTCGGCCAtgggagcaacagcagcagcagcaacaacaacgccCACGACTCCAGCAATGCCAACGAGCCCGGCTCCGGTTCCGTGTCCGTCGACAGCAACCTGATCATCATTCAGGACATGATTGATCTCTCGGCCAACCACTTGGAGGGCCTGCGCACGCAGTGCGCCACCAGCTCGACGCTAACGCAGCAGGAGATTCGCTGTCTGGAGTCCAAGCTGGTGCGCTATTTCTCGGagttgctgctggccaagatgcGGCTCAATGAACGCATTCCGGCCAACGGTCTGCTACCCCACGCCACGGGCAACGAGCTGCGCCAGTGGCTACGGGTAGTTGGCCTCAGCCAGGTGTCTCTTAACGCCTGCCTCTCCCGCCTGACCACGCTGGAGCAGAGTCTGCGGCTCAGCGACTCGGAGATCCGTCAGCTGCTGGCCGACAGCCCCAGCCagcgggaggaggaggaactgcGGCGCTTGACGAGGGCCATGAAGAACCTGAAGAAGTGCATGGAGTCCCTGGAGAGCGGCACTGCGGCGAGTAACAACGACCCGGAGCAGTGGCACTGGGACTCCTGGGACCGGCCCATTCACACTCACCGCGGCAGCATTGGTAATATAGGATTGGGTCTAAATGCAACCGCCTCACCGCGAGCCAACCACCGCCAGCACGGTATCAAAGGGAAGAACACAGCTTTAACGAACTCAACTAGCTCGCGAAGTGGCCGCCATTCGCCCACGGGAACTGAGGAGCTCACCAGCACGCAAGGCTCCCAACTGACCTTGACCCTGACGCCCTCGCCACCCAACTCGCCCTTCACGCCCTCCAGCGGTTTGAGCAATAGCCTGAATGGAACCCCGCAGAGAAGCGGCACACCGCCACCCGCAAGAAAGCACCAAACCATGCTCAACCAGAGCCAGATGCCGGTGGAAggggaacaacaacaaacccGCAACCGCTTGCCTACGGATCCCAGTCCCGACAGCCACAGCTCCGGGAGTTCCGACATTTTCGTAGATGCAAACACCAATGCCACCTCAGGAGGTAGCTCCTCCAACGTGTTAATGGTGCCACACTCGCCCGGCGTCGGCCACGTAGGCATGGGCCATGACATTAAGCATGGCTTCACCGGCAGGGTCGGCCTAATGACCACTTGCCGGCTGTGCCAGAAGCCGGTCTTCTCCCGCTGGCTCAAATGTACGTATTGCAAGTACATCTGCCACAAGACATGCGAGCCACACGTGCCGAACTCCTGCGGACTTCCCCGAGAGTATGTGGATGAGTTCCGGCACATCCAGGAGCAAGGTGGATATGCCAGCCTGCCACATGTGCACGGCGCCGTTAAGGGCTCACCACTGGTGAAAAAGAACACGCTGTGCAAGCCGCTTCATCATCAGCATGGCGACAGCAGTTCCCCAAGCTCCAGCTGCACCAGCTCCACGCCCAGCAGTCCGGCGCTATTCCACCAAAGGGAACGAGAGCTGGAGCGGGATCAGGCGGGAAGCTACGGAGGCAGCAGTTCCAGCGCTAACCTGGTTCCCACTCCTTCGTTGGGCAAGCATCAGCAGAGTCAATTCAACTTCCCCAATGTGACGGTGACTGGTAGTGGTGGAGGGGACACGCTTATTTCCAATGAACCTGAACCAGACCAAGCCCCTCCCCCGCCCATAACTGCAAACGGAGGTCTAGATAGTCTGGTGAACAGCTCCAATGGGCACATGAGCCATCTAATCGGTAGCCAAAGCTCAAATGCTTCGAGTTCCGCCACCGTGACCGAGAGTCTGGTCAACAGCACCACTACCACCAGCACTAGTAGCTTCTTTCCGCGCAAACTGAGCACGGCAGGAGTGGATAGAAGAACGCCCTTCACCAGCGACTCCACGGACACGCACAAGTCGAATGACAGCGACAAGACTGTCTCCCTGTCGGGAAGTGCCAGCACAGACTCGGACCGGACTCCCGTTCGAGTGGATTCCACGGAGGATGGCGATTCGGGACAGTGGCGCCAGAACTCCATATCGTTGAAGGAGTGGGATATACCGTACGGCGACCTGCGTCTGCTTGAGCGGATCGGGCAAGGACGCTTCGGCACCGTGCATCGAGCCCTGTGGCACGGAGATGTGGCCGTGAAGCTGCTAAATGAGGACTACCTGCACGACGAGCACATGCTGGAGACGTTCCGCAGCGAGGTGGCCAACTTCAAGAAGACTCGCCACGAGAACCTGGTGCTTTTCATGGGCGCTTGCATGAATCCGCCATATCTGGCCATTGTGACTGCATTGTGCAAGGGCAACACCCTGTACACGTATATCCACCAGCGCCGCGAGAAATTTGCCATGAACCGGACGCTGTTGATCGCCCAACAGATCGCCCAGGGAATGGGCTACCTGCACGCCCGCGAAATCATCCACAAAGACCTGCGCACCAAGAACATCTTCATCGAGAATGGCAAGGTCATCATCACCGACTTCGGCCTGTTCAGCTCCACCAAGCTGCTCTACTGTGATATGGGCCTGGGGGTGCCCCACAACTGGCTGTGCTACCTGGCGCCGGAGCTCATCCGAGCGCTGCAGCCGGAGAAGCCGCGCGGCGAGTGCTTGGAGTTTACCCGCTTCTCCGATGTGTATTCTTTTGGAACGGTGTGGTACGAACTGATTTGCGGCGAGTTTACGTTCAAGGATCAGCCGGCGGAATCGATCATTTGGCAGGTGGGACGTGGAATGAAGCAATCGCTGGCCAACCTACAATCCGGACGCGATGTCAAGGACCTGCTGATGATGTGCTGGACCTACGAGAAAGAGCACCGGCCGCACTTTGCCTATCTGCTGACCCGTCTAGAGCAGCTTCCCAAGAAGCGACTGGCACGGAGCCCCTCGCATCCCGTCAACCTCTCCCGATCCGCGGAGTCCGTCTTCTGA